In one Candidatus Binatia bacterium genomic region, the following are encoded:
- a CDS encoding methyltransferase domain-containing protein: protein MNEKIALFVLGMHRSGTSLMAGCLAALGVDFGTDMVPARKDVNEKGFFEHRQVLEVHDQLLTLLGSDWADPCALPEDWWHGASGIAEQRHLRSIAHQDLRGPVIGVKDPRLARLLPLWTDIMRKEARAAKAIIVLRKPSEIAASLERRDQFSEERSLLLWLTQMLSTEEVTRDLPRLFITFEEILENPTATCQKIADHLDVPFATSPEDSREALSAFAAPSLRHHQLTSPENPMVAEAWEVFQRAAVDSSFNPGRALEHIRERTNASSSLFYATHNQMAHELEETRAAFRESVDALKQRDQQLDDVSNGFQTALDTLRELGVISPETPVPEILSRLPEGKSPPLEFSQNLEKTLTIPATRPEESQSLTYKGSIDFSIENNSHSIAFRFLTEASEGRVCRILEAGCASGYFGNALRAFGHEVWGVETDNQAAAVAKESLDNVFVGTIEKFLETKDRPSAFDFVTFGDVLEHIADPETILRQTRELLGPQGCVIASIPNVAHLAVRSMLLEGRFEYSKLGIMDETHLRFFTRDSILELFAHAGFTVERIAKTVLPVSATGIPVQPASTAAATEFCNDDEADVFQFVILARPTNIDKPIEIPVNFPARTGKRILALPPVADSTLVDIRIRQPLREWSEQLGGHFRCGNLIIPLPEDIAWAEIIVLQREANEPTLALIRQLQGYGKKIVFDIDDLLTEIPDYLLSAKTTTAKRKILEETIATVDAVTVATEPLREAYRELNPNIFVVPNTSPAIAPHPEIATKDERVALVVASSDTVRLDFITDCLREVQASRGDQVRLIGIGPPGDYLADQGLDIERNKNLNYQNFRLFLQSLPNAIGLIPLDESRFNSCKSAIKFLDYAQTGVPAICSNVAPYAQVVIDGVTGRLAINETEAWTNSIYDLLDDAAGREALATAAKRAANQELGSQHAAAAWQELVDHLEPYPARTTSFNPELIASLEVPTRALRVLDRVRGLVQKIQDPTRANKIRRIWKIEGLSGFGRRLIGRH, encoded by the coding sequence ATGAACGAAAAAATCGCTCTTTTCGTGCTCGGCATGCACCGGTCGGGGACCTCCCTGATGGCGGGGTGCCTGGCCGCTCTGGGCGTCGACTTCGGAACCGATATGGTCCCAGCCCGAAAAGACGTGAACGAAAAGGGTTTTTTCGAGCACCGCCAGGTCCTCGAGGTCCACGATCAGCTTCTCACGCTTCTGGGGTCCGACTGGGCCGACCCCTGCGCCCTCCCCGAGGATTGGTGGCATGGCGCCAGTGGTATTGCCGAGCAACGGCACCTTCGGTCGATCGCCCATCAGGATCTTCGCGGGCCCGTCATCGGCGTCAAGGACCCCCGGCTCGCTCGACTGCTGCCCCTATGGACCGATATCATGAGGAAGGAGGCTCGCGCGGCCAAAGCCATTATTGTTTTGCGGAAACCCTCCGAAATTGCGGCCTCGCTCGAAAGACGCGACCAGTTCTCCGAGGAGCGCAGCCTGTTGCTGTGGCTCACCCAGATGCTGAGCACCGAGGAAGTTACTCGAGACCTACCGCGCCTGTTTATAACGTTCGAAGAGATTCTCGAGAACCCGACAGCAACCTGCCAGAAGATCGCGGACCACCTCGACGTGCCCTTCGCCACCTCTCCTGAAGACAGCCGTGAAGCTCTGTCTGCCTTTGCCGCACCGAGTTTGCGCCATCATCAACTCACATCTCCGGAAAACCCGATGGTGGCCGAAGCCTGGGAGGTGTTCCAAAGGGCGGCTGTCGACTCATCCTTCAATCCTGGCCGTGCACTTGAGCACATCCGCGAGCGGACCAACGCTAGCAGTTCGCTATTTTACGCCACGCACAACCAAATGGCGCACGAACTGGAAGAGACGCGGGCTGCATTTCGAGAATCTGTAGACGCCCTCAAGCAGCGGGACCAGCAGCTTGACGATGTCAGCAACGGGTTCCAGACGGCGCTGGATACACTGCGGGAATTAGGAGTGATCAGTCCCGAGACGCCCGTGCCCGAGATTCTCTCCCGATTGCCGGAGGGCAAAAGCCCTCCTCTGGAATTCTCACAGAATCTCGAGAAAACTCTCACCATCCCGGCAACGAGACCCGAGGAGAGCCAAAGTCTGACCTACAAGGGCTCGATCGATTTCTCGATAGAGAACAACTCTCATTCAATTGCCTTTCGTTTTCTGACCGAAGCCAGCGAGGGCCGCGTTTGTCGGATCCTGGAGGCCGGCTGCGCTTCGGGTTATTTCGGCAATGCTCTGCGCGCGTTTGGCCATGAGGTCTGGGGGGTCGAGACCGACAATCAAGCCGCCGCTGTCGCCAAAGAATCTCTCGACAACGTTTTCGTGGGGACAATCGAGAAGTTTCTCGAGACCAAAGATCGCCCCTCGGCATTTGATTTCGTCACATTTGGCGATGTGCTGGAGCATATTGCTGACCCGGAGACGATTTTACGCCAGACCCGCGAGCTTCTCGGCCCCCAAGGCTGCGTCATCGCATCGATACCCAACGTCGCCCATCTCGCCGTGCGCAGCATGCTTCTCGAAGGTCGATTCGAGTACAGCAAACTCGGCATCATGGACGAGACCCATCTGCGCTTCTTTACCCGCGACAGCATTCTCGAACTTTTTGCGCACGCCGGCTTCACCGTCGAGAGAATCGCGAAGACAGTGCTGCCCGTGTCAGCAACCGGAATTCCCGTTCAACCAGCTTCGACTGCGGCCGCTACCGAGTTTTGCAACGATGACGAAGCCGATGTCTTCCAGTTCGTCATTCTTGCGCGACCCACCAATATCGACAAGCCCATCGAAATTCCGGTGAACTTCCCTGCCCGGACTGGGAAACGCATTCTCGCATTACCGCCGGTCGCCGACAGCACTCTGGTCGATATCCGCATCCGACAGCCACTGCGTGAATGGAGTGAACAACTCGGTGGTCATTTCCGATGCGGCAACCTGATCATCCCGTTGCCGGAAGATATCGCCTGGGCCGAGATTATTGTGCTCCAGCGCGAGGCCAATGAACCGACGCTCGCCTTGATTCGGCAGCTGCAAGGTTACGGCAAGAAAATCGTCTTCGATATTGACGATCTGCTCACCGAGATTCCGGACTACCTGCTCTCTGCCAAAACAACGACAGCGAAGCGCAAAATTCTCGAGGAGACGATCGCTACCGTCGATGCGGTCACTGTTGCCACCGAGCCTCTTCGCGAAGCCTACCGCGAGTTGAACCCGAATATTTTTGTTGTGCCCAACACCTCGCCCGCAATCGCACCACACCCGGAAATCGCGACCAAGGATGAGCGTGTCGCGCTTGTGGTTGCTTCATCCGATACGGTTCGGCTCGATTTCATCACCGATTGCCTGCGCGAGGTACAAGCAAGCAGGGGAGATCAGGTTCGCTTGATCGGGATCGGACCTCCAGGTGATTATCTGGCTGATCAAGGGCTCGATATCGAGAGGAACAAGAATCTGAACTACCAGAACTTCCGCCTTTTCCTCCAGAGTCTCCCGAATGCAATCGGCCTGATCCCGCTGGACGAGTCTCGGTTCAATAGCTGTAAAAGCGCGATCAAATTCCTCGATTATGCACAGACGGGAGTGCCTGCGATCTGCTCCAATGTCGCGCCGTACGCACAAGTCGTGATCGATGGAGTCACCGGCCGGTTAGCTATCAATGAGACCGAGGCCTGGACAAATAGCATCTATGATCTCCTCGATGATGCCGCGGGTCGCGAGGCTCTCGCGACTGCCGCAAAAAGAGCGGCCAATCAGGAACTGGGGTCGCAACATGCGGCCGCCGCCTGGCAGGAACTCGTGGATCACCTCGAGCCCTATCCAGCGCGAACCACATCCTTCAACCCTGAACTCATCGCCAGCCTCGAGGTTCCCACCCGCGCGCTGCGAGTGCTCGACAGGGTTCGCGGGCTTGTCCAGAAAATTCAGGATCCAACTCGCGCCAATAAAATCCGCCGCATCTGGAAAATCGAAGGCCTGAGCGGATTCGGGCGCCGATTAATTGGACGGCACTAG
- the gor gene encoding glutathione-disulfide reductase — translation MSRFDFDLFTIGAGSGGVRASRMAASYGARVAVAEEQRLGGTCVNVGCIPKKLLVYASHYSEDFHDAAGFGWTVGETSFSWSALIANKDAEILRLNGIYQSILETAGVEIIHGHAKLVDPHTVSVDGKLHTAKHILLATGSSPVWPEIEGSEIAITSDEMFALPDQPERILVVGGGYIAVEFAGIMRGLGSSVTQIYRGPLFLRGFDNDVRAALAEEMRKKDIDLRFDTDVVRLERMETGIRVVLNNGQELEVDQALYAIGRRPLTRDLGLAEAGVAVSPQGAVLVDEYSCTNIPSVHAIGDITDRIQLTPVAIHEGMALAATLFDGRPTPVDHANIPSAVFSQPSFASVGMTEEEAREVSTEVEIFRSRFRILKHTLTGSDETMMMKLIVERNNRLVLGLHVLGPEAGEIVQGFAVAIKAGLTKEQFDDTVGIHPTAAEELVTMRTPVGE, via the coding sequence ATGAGCCGTTTTGATTTTGATCTTTTCACGATCGGTGCCGGGTCCGGAGGCGTCCGCGCCAGCCGTATGGCAGCGAGTTATGGGGCGCGCGTCGCGGTTGCCGAAGAGCAAAGGTTGGGGGGCACCTGTGTCAATGTCGGCTGCATCCCCAAAAAACTATTGGTCTACGCCTCACATTATTCCGAAGATTTTCATGACGCTGCAGGGTTCGGATGGACCGTCGGAGAAACCTCCTTCTCGTGGTCGGCCCTGATTGCGAACAAGGACGCGGAAATCCTCCGCTTGAACGGGATCTACCAGTCCATTCTGGAGACAGCCGGCGTCGAGATCATTCACGGTCATGCGAAGCTGGTGGATCCGCATACTGTCTCGGTCGATGGCAAGCTCCATACGGCCAAACACATCCTTCTCGCGACGGGTTCGTCGCCCGTTTGGCCGGAGATCGAGGGCTCCGAGATCGCGATTACCTCCGATGAGATGTTTGCGCTTCCCGATCAGCCCGAGCGGATTCTCGTCGTTGGGGGCGGCTATATTGCGGTGGAATTTGCCGGCATCATGCGGGGGTTGGGATCGTCCGTGACGCAGATCTATCGCGGGCCGCTTTTTCTGCGTGGCTTTGATAACGACGTCCGCGCGGCGCTGGCTGAGGAGATGCGAAAGAAGGATATCGATCTGCGCTTCGACACGGACGTGGTGCGACTCGAGCGCATGGAGACCGGGATCCGAGTCGTTCTGAACAACGGCCAGGAGCTGGAGGTCGATCAGGCTCTCTATGCGATTGGTCGTCGTCCCTTGACCCGCGATTTGGGTCTGGCTGAAGCCGGTGTGGCGGTCTCTCCCCAAGGAGCTGTTCTGGTGGACGAATACAGCTGCACCAATATTCCGAGTGTCCATGCGATTGGCGATATTACCGACCGGATTCAGCTCACTCCTGTGGCCATCCATGAGGGCATGGCCCTCGCGGCGACGCTTTTCGATGGCCGACCGACCCCGGTCGACCACGCGAATATACCTTCGGCTGTGTTCAGTCAGCCCAGTTTCGCATCCGTCGGGATGACCGAGGAAGAGGCTCGCGAGGTATCTACGGAGGTGGAGATTTTCCGATCTCGTTTTCGCATCTTGAAGCATACCCTCACGGGCAGCGATGAAACCATGATGATGAAGTTGATTGTCGAGCGGAATAATCGGCTTGTTCTCGGGTTGCATGTGCTGGGTCCCGAGGCGGGGGAAATCGTGCAGGGATTTGCGGTGGCGATCAAGGCAGGACTGACCAAGGAGCAATTTGACGACACCGTCGGGATCCATCCGACGGCCGCCGAGGAACTGGTCACCATGCGGACGCCGGTAGGCGAGTAA
- a CDS encoding LL-diaminopimelate aminotransferase has protein sequence MARINENYLKLQAGYLFPEIGRRVGAFSKENPKASIIKLGIGDVTEPLVPAVVEAMHAAVDEMATQAGFRGYGPEQGYDFLNETIREHDFAARGVELSADELFISDGSKCDSGNIQEIFGLDNIVALTDPVYPVYLDTNVMAGRSGPAGDDGKYAGIVYMPATAENSFTPTPPDVPVDLIYLCSPNNPTGMAATREQLAMWVAYAKENSAVILFDAAYEGFISNPDIPHSIYEIEGAREVALEFRSFSKSAGFTGTRCAFTVVPKEVMGTTAAGDKVPLNGLWNRRHCTKFNGVSYPVQRAAAAVYTPEGRQQTRKIVSFYMENAVRIREGLADSGFEVFGGVDAPYIWFRTPTGTTSWDFFDQLLTQAEVVGTPGSGFGPSGEGYFRLSAFNSRENVEEALRRISAVSW, from the coding sequence ATGGCACGGATCAACGAGAACTATCTCAAGCTGCAGGCAGGTTATCTCTTTCCCGAAATCGGACGCCGCGTCGGTGCGTTCAGCAAGGAGAACCCGAAGGCCTCGATCATCAAATTAGGTATCGGCGATGTGACCGAGCCTCTGGTCCCTGCGGTGGTCGAGGCGATGCATGCCGCGGTTGACGAGATGGCAACTCAGGCTGGTTTTCGGGGCTACGGCCCCGAGCAGGGCTACGACTTTCTGAATGAAACCATTCGGGAGCATGATTTTGCGGCTCGCGGAGTCGAGCTGTCTGCGGATGAATTATTTATCTCGGACGGATCGAAATGTGATAGCGGCAATATTCAGGAGATCTTCGGGCTCGATAATATTGTCGCCTTGACCGATCCGGTCTATCCCGTCTACCTCGACACCAATGTCATGGCTGGTCGCAGCGGCCCTGCGGGTGATGACGGCAAATATGCAGGAATCGTCTATATGCCGGCGACTGCTGAAAACTCCTTTACGCCGACGCCTCCCGATGTTCCGGTCGATCTGATTTATCTATGCTCCCCGAATAACCCGACAGGGATGGCTGCGACCCGGGAGCAGTTGGCGATGTGGGTGGCGTACGCCAAGGAGAATAGCGCCGTCATTCTCTTTGACGCTGCGTATGAGGGCTTTATCTCCAACCCGGATATTCCGCACTCGATCTATGAGATCGAAGGCGCTCGAGAAGTGGCCCTGGAATTTCGAAGCTTCTCGAAAAGTGCCGGATTCACCGGGACACGTTGCGCCTTTACCGTCGTTCCGAAGGAAGTCATGGGAACGACTGCCGCAGGCGACAAGGTGCCGCTCAACGGACTGTGGAACCGTCGGCATTGTACGAAATTCAACGGGGTCTCCTATCCCGTCCAGCGCGCGGCTGCAGCCGTCTATACGCCCGAGGGGCGACAGCAGACGCGCAAGATCGTCTCGTTCTATATGGAAAACGCAGTCCGGATTCGTGAGGGACTTGCGGACTCGGGGTTCGAAGTCTTCGGTGGGGTGGATGCACCCTATATCTGGTTCCGGACGCCGACCGGCACGACTTCGTGGGACTTCTTCGATCAATTGCTGACGCAGGCCGAAGTTGTCGGGACGCCTGGGTCAGGCTTTGGCCCTTCGGGTGAGGGGTATTTCCGACTCAGTGCCTTCAACTCTCGGGAAAATGTCGAAGAGGCGTTGCGCCGGATCTCTGCGGTCTCCTGGTAG
- a CDS encoding CoA pyrophosphatase produces the protein MRKAEAQLLDEKDPHRAAVAMVLAPHPDGPKVLMIRRAEHPEDPWSGHMAFPGGRSEPEDLSLVQTAIRETLEEVGVDLTSHGELITPMNELPAYSSGRPVGMVVSPFLFSLDRVRETKIDPEEVAAALWLPLASFRDKSNHRQTLIDTPKFKSEVQAFVVEEQIVWGLTHRMIENFLAAAFAEGPDS, from the coding sequence ATGCGAAAAGCGGAGGCGCAACTTCTCGACGAGAAGGACCCGCACCGTGCCGCTGTCGCCATGGTTCTCGCCCCTCATCCGGATGGCCCCAAGGTGCTGATGATCCGGAGAGCCGAGCATCCCGAGGATCCTTGGTCGGGGCATATGGCTTTTCCGGGCGGCCGCAGCGAGCCTGAAGATCTGTCGCTGGTCCAAACGGCGATTCGGGAGACGCTGGAAGAGGTAGGCGTTGACCTGACGAGTCACGGGGAGTTGATTACCCCGATGAACGAGTTGCCAGCCTATTCCAGTGGTCGCCCCGTCGGGATGGTGGTCAGCCCATTTCTGTTCAGTCTCGACCGCGTCAGGGAGACCAAAATCGACCCGGAGGAGGTGGCCGCGGCACTCTGGCTTCCGTTGGCGTCCTTCCGGGATAAATCAAACCACCGTCAAACGCTTATCGATACGCCGAAATTCAAGTCGGAGGTTCAGGCTTTTGTGGTGGAGGAGCAGATCGTCTGGGGACTGACGCACCGCATGATCGAGAATTTTCTGGCCGCCGCCTTTGCGGAGGGACCCGATAGCTAG
- a CDS encoding ATP-binding protein, which translates to MSRTLLMVAGLPLLTQIIGSIFNIWYNTTHVTPFLVGDQIKLFTRTIFLFNITIYPVLTGIWLLAVAWLYRPLSRLEKGETLSQPMLERAQRRAVHLPWWFGGVTAAGWLLCIPGLLIPLMLMAETPLDPRLLTHMPISIAIAGLTSVSQGVFVVELATERWLYGRLFQNIAPSESAGVHPLSLRGRGMLWLVTAAVCPVFSLLLLVLGSDNMGADRLFAGAVSFMAVGFALVSAWLMSRLLVEPVEKLRHAAQSVATGDLDVQIDLLRADEFGPLIQEFNVMVAELREQERLKRQIAERTRDLEVTTTQLETEAEQRQQVTNHLRSALSSAENASRAKTEFLANMSHELRTPLSAILGFAEILQDDGLPQDSRLEFTSSIEKSGRHLLHIINDLLDLTAIQSGKLPVAKADCDPKEILQEVVELVSVKAEQKGLAVRCEIEADVPVLVHTDALRLRQALVNLVGNATKFTEEGSIVVRVSSIAEGRRLRFDIEDTGPGIAADQIDRIFEPFTLGDMSTTRTHEGTGLGLPISRHLAQLLGGDLVVESRLGQGSNFQLTIDPAL; encoded by the coding sequence GTGAGCCGCACATTATTGATGGTCGCCGGCCTGCCCCTCCTGACCCAGATTATCGGCAGCATTTTCAACATCTGGTACAATACGACCCACGTCACGCCCTTCCTGGTGGGCGATCAGATCAAGCTCTTCACGCGCACGATCTTCCTTTTTAATATTACTATTTACCCTGTATTAACAGGAATTTGGCTCCTCGCGGTCGCTTGGCTTTATCGCCCGCTGAGCCGTCTGGAAAAAGGCGAGACTCTGTCTCAGCCGATGCTGGAGCGAGCGCAACGCCGTGCGGTTCACCTGCCTTGGTGGTTCGGTGGCGTAACCGCGGCCGGGTGGTTGCTCTGTATTCCGGGCCTGCTGATTCCGCTCATGCTGATGGCCGAAACCCCTCTCGACCCCCGGCTCCTGACTCATATGCCGATCTCGATTGCGATCGCCGGTCTGACATCGGTCAGCCAGGGGGTGTTCGTTGTCGAACTGGCAACGGAGCGTTGGCTCTATGGGCGTCTCTTCCAGAACATAGCCCCCTCGGAGTCCGCCGGTGTCCATCCGCTTTCCCTGCGTGGTCGCGGTATGCTCTGGCTGGTCACAGCCGCGGTCTGTCCGGTTTTCTCCTTGCTCCTTCTGGTTCTCGGCTCGGACAATATGGGAGCAGATCGACTTTTTGCGGGTGCGGTTTCGTTCATGGCCGTCGGCTTCGCTTTGGTCAGTGCCTGGCTGATGTCTCGACTGCTGGTCGAGCCCGTCGAAAAACTGCGCCACGCCGCACAGAGCGTAGCGACCGGAGACCTGGACGTGCAGATCGACCTCCTCCGCGCCGACGAGTTCGGCCCGTTGATTCAGGAATTCAACGTGATGGTAGCCGAGCTCCGCGAACAAGAACGTCTGAAGCGACAGATTGCCGAGCGCACCCGTGACCTCGAGGTCACCACGACCCAGCTCGAGACCGAGGCTGAGCAGCGCCAGCAGGTGACCAATCACCTCCGCAGCGCCCTGTCATCTGCTGAAAATGCCAGCCGGGCGAAGACTGAGTTTCTCGCCAATATGAGCCACGAATTGCGAACTCCTCTTTCGGCCATTCTCGGCTTTGCCGAAATTCTGCAAGACGACGGCCTGCCACAGGATTCGCGTCTTGAATTCACCAGCTCGATCGAGAAAAGCGGTCGCCATCTGCTACATATCATCAACGACCTGCTTGATCTGACCGCGATTCAATCGGGCAAACTCCCTGTGGCCAAGGCAGATTGCGACCCCAAGGAAATCCTTCAGGAAGTCGTGGAGCTTGTCAGCGTCAAGGCGGAACAGAAGGGCCTGGCCGTCCGCTGCGAAATCGAGGCCGATGTTCCGGTACTCGTCCACACCGACGCTCTCCGACTCCGACAAGCTCTGGTAAATCTGGTCGGCAATGCCACCAAATTTACCGAAGAGGGGTCCATCGTGGTCCGAGTCTCTTCAATCGCCGAAGGGCGTCGCCTCCGGTTCGATATCGAGGATACCGGCCCCGGCATTGCCGCAGACCAGATCGATCGAATATTCGAGCCCTTCACTCTCGGCGATATGTCCACGACACGCACCCATGAAGGAACCGGCCTCGGCCTGCCAATCTCGCGACACCTGGCGCAACTTCTCGGCGGCGATCTGGTAGTTGAGTCCCGGCTCGGTCAGGGATCGAACTTTCAACTCACGATCGATCCCGCGCTCTGA
- a CDS encoding DUF6077 domain-containing protein, translating into MSQSSLGSRFSRGSIVGFGLWTLLAQGTALAGGTPRQLGISVLLLMMALLAGFAAKALYQSKKGSTARSHAVDPPRTTAPPTPEKLSSWQKLIPFFLSFVMLALAGFAAEPEILAGALAIIATGILMLEIRRPPLWISPSSSPRAERGLLILAILIAFITASAHRPDADDAMYVNIATTAADFPDRTLLSFDGSLTESDIPLPEAAYRSHTLEILAGILARATGFSPISLLHIAFAFWATLLAVFAQAELQKIFWPRQWLLGTIFTILILFALGESHRGYGNFAFVRIHQGKGILLAAVLPMMIASGFHYMRTPTGRNWCVLLLAMVASTGVSSTGIVIAPVALIGVLVASSSPDRKSAQTMFCGLLTALYPVALAMLLGVL; encoded by the coding sequence ATGAGCCAATCTTCCTTGGGCAGTCGCTTCAGTCGCGGATCGATCGTCGGTTTTGGTCTCTGGACGCTCCTCGCCCAAGGCACAGCTCTCGCCGGCGGTACACCCCGACAGTTGGGGATCTCTGTCCTCCTTCTGATGATGGCCCTCCTCGCCGGTTTCGCCGCCAAAGCCCTGTATCAGTCCAAAAAAGGCTCGACTGCGCGCTCTCATGCGGTCGATCCCCCGAGGACAACGGCGCCTCCGACGCCGGAGAAATTGTCGTCCTGGCAAAAGTTGATTCCATTTTTTCTGAGCTTTGTAATGCTTGCTCTTGCGGGGTTCGCAGCCGAACCTGAGATCCTGGCCGGGGCGTTGGCGATTATTGCGACCGGAATTCTCATGCTCGAGATCCGCCGGCCACCGCTTTGGATATCCCCCTCTTCCTCCCCGAGAGCCGAGCGAGGACTTCTGATCCTTGCGATTCTCATCGCATTCATTACCGCCAGTGCGCACCGTCCCGATGCTGACGATGCCATGTACGTAAATATCGCGACGACGGCAGCGGACTTCCCCGACCGGACACTTCTCAGCTTTGACGGTTCTCTGACAGAATCGGACATCCCGCTGCCTGAAGCAGCCTACCGCTCCCATACTCTGGAAATTCTAGCGGGCATCCTGGCCCGTGCGACCGGCTTTTCTCCGATTTCGCTGCTGCATATCGCGTTCGCCTTTTGGGCCACCCTGCTGGCCGTATTCGCGCAAGCGGAACTGCAGAAGATCTTCTGGCCGCGGCAATGGCTTCTGGGCACAATTTTCACAATTCTGATCCTCTTCGCGCTCGGGGAGAGTCACCGAGGGTATGGGAATTTTGCCTTTGTTCGCATTCATCAGGGGAAGGGCATCCTGCTTGCAGCGGTGCTTCCGATGATGATTGCCTCGGGCTTTCACTACATGCGCACGCCCACGGGAAGGAATTGGTGTGTCCTTCTTCTTGCGATGGTCGCATCGACCGGGGTGTCCTCGACGGGAATCGTGATTGCACCAGTCGCCCTGATCGGCGTACTCGTCGCCTCCTCGTCTCCTGATCGAAAATCGGCACAGACAATGTTCTGCGGACTGCTGACCGCACTCTATCCCGTGGCTCTTGCGATGCTTTTGGGGGTCCTATGA